From Pseudodesulfovibrio sp. S3, one genomic window encodes:
- a CDS encoding YkgJ family cysteine cluster protein, producing MAQDRPEQLVPQKNMRSNTNLQISNNKTPHCRRCGDCCRSGGPALHTEDLPLIEDGSISLSEIVTLRTGERAFDQPGQMVAPLETEILKIKGRDGSWACIYFSPESSTCSMYETRPAECEALFCEDTGPLLAMYDKDRLTRADLLPEGHPLLSLMADHDAKCDPVLMESLAKAAREGDREAGEALKGMVVFDMEMRRLVPEKTGMDPNMNEFLFGRPLRTLLGTMNIKVYEMDETIRFNFHA from the coding sequence ATGGCACAGGATAGACCGGAACAATTGGTACCCCAAAAGAATATGAGGAGCAACACAAACTTGCAGATTTCAAACAATAAGACACCACACTGCCGCAGGTGCGGGGACTGTTGCCGGAGCGGCGGCCCGGCTCTCCATACAGAGGACTTGCCCCTGATCGAGGACGGCTCCATTTCCTTATCGGAAATAGTCACGTTGCGCACCGGCGAGCGGGCCTTTGACCAGCCCGGACAGATGGTAGCTCCGCTTGAGACCGAAATCCTCAAGATCAAGGGCCGCGACGGCTCATGGGCCTGCATCTACTTCAGTCCCGAAAGCAGTACTTGCAGCATGTACGAGACCCGTCCCGCGGAATGCGAGGCGCTCTTCTGCGAAGACACCGGCCCGCTGCTGGCCATGTATGATAAAGACAGACTTACCCGCGCAGACCTCCTGCCCGAGGGGCACCCCCTGCTTTCGCTCATGGCAGATCACGACGCCAAGTGCGACCCAGTGCTCATGGAAAGCCTGGCCAAGGCAGCCCGCGAAGGTGACCGGGAAGCGGGAGAGGCGCTCAAGGGAATGGTCGTCTTTGATATGGAAATGCGCCGACTGGTCCCCGAAAAGACCGGCATGGACCCGAACATGAACGAATTTCTCTTCGGAAGGCCGCTGCGTACCCTGCTCGGCACCATGAACATCAAAGTATATGAAATGGACGAAACCATCCGATTCAATTTTCACGCCTAG
- a CDS encoding Fur family transcriptional regulator yields MTVQSPAGAARKFLERTGLEPTLNRILVLSAVADSRYPLTAREVYTTVLREHRLNRVTVYRILDLLAENGVVNRISSGERALHFCVGADHSHFHCTRCGKVQCVANTLLQFDEKAVARALGMTVSSIDLHLEGLCAECEGSRAVE; encoded by the coding sequence ATGACAGTTCAAAGCCCTGCCGGGGCAGCCCGGAAATTTCTTGAACGGACCGGGCTGGAGCCGACCCTCAACCGCATCCTGGTTCTGTCCGCCGTTGCGGACAGCCGTTATCCGTTGACCGCGCGTGAGGTCTACACGACCGTCCTGCGGGAGCACCGGCTCAATCGGGTGACGGTCTACAGGATACTCGACCTGTTGGCGGAGAATGGGGTTGTGAACCGCATCAGCTCCGGGGAACGGGCCCTGCATTTTTGCGTCGGCGCCGACCACAGCCACTTCCATTGCACCAGGTGTGGGAAGGTGCAGTGTGTTGCCAACACCCTTTTGCAATTCGACGAGAAGGCCGTAGCCAGAGCTTTGGGGATGACCGTGAGCAGTATCGACCTCCACTTGGAAGGCCTGTGTGCCGAATGTGAAGGCAGCCGGGCGGTTGAATAG